In Pyxidicoccus trucidator, a genomic segment contains:
- a CDS encoding sigma-70 family RNA polymerase sigma factor, with translation MALGDDRKVILEKYGPYVRSLAATVRKQFNAQLELDELVAYGQIGLLEAAERFDPKVGANFLTFAHYRIKGAIFDGLRKMGILRGSDARTAFAGERAAAYLGNLSDRESGAGNRGSSFDDDVSDISDAVAGLAMVFATSLEGADTAGYTDESLPVDVRMELEQTKNRVRAAIEKLPEKEKKLLQGYYFQGRTLEEAGAEIGQSKSWASRLHARAIDRLKELLNEEEELPPSPTDARRVSHGGSDGRGLRGAGGAAEAARPGRPADEQAGSVEVRRSSR, from the coding sequence TTGGCTCTGGGCGACGACAGGAAGGTCATCCTCGAGAAGTACGGGCCCTACGTCCGGTCGCTGGCTGCGACTGTGCGCAAGCAGTTCAACGCCCAGCTCGAGCTGGATGAGCTGGTGGCCTACGGACAGATAGGCCTCCTGGAGGCCGCGGAGCGGTTCGACCCGAAGGTGGGCGCCAACTTCCTCACCTTCGCGCACTACCGCATCAAGGGCGCCATCTTCGACGGCCTGCGGAAGATGGGAATCCTGCGGGGCTCGGATGCCCGCACGGCCTTCGCGGGGGAGCGGGCGGCGGCGTACCTGGGAAATCTTTCGGACCGCGAGTCGGGAGCAGGCAACCGCGGCAGCTCTTTTGACGATGATGTCAGTGACATCTCGGATGCGGTGGCCGGGCTCGCGATGGTGTTCGCGACGAGCCTGGAAGGGGCGGACACGGCGGGCTACACCGACGAGTCGCTGCCGGTGGACGTCCGGATGGAGCTGGAGCAGACGAAGAACCGAGTGCGGGCGGCGATAGAGAAGCTCCCGGAGAAGGAGAAGAAGCTCCTCCAGGGGTACTACTTCCAGGGAAGGACCCTGGAAGAGGCGGGCGCGGAGATTGGGCAGTCGAAGAGCTGGGCGTCGCGGCTGCATGCGCGCGCCATCGACCGGCTCAAGGAACTTTTGAACGAGGAGGAGGAACTGCCTCCTTCCCCGACAGATGCAAGGAGGGTCTCACATGGCGGGTCCGATGGCCGGGGTCTCCGCGGCGCAGGTGGCGCAGCAGAAGCTGCAAGACCAGGGCGCCCAGCAGACGAACAAGCAGGGAGCGTCGAAGTTCGACGGAGTTCTCGCTGA
- a CDS encoding tetratricopeptide repeat protein, producing MAESSEISNSLVPVGRQQAMVLLETGYLWLDMGHFDKARDVFAGAAALMPKSEVPQLGLGAVEFAQGRHDKALQAYRSAQRLAPQAALPRAHAGEALLFMGKVPEALKELKAAMDLEPDGDAAKLAQSLIQAKEAGILPPAKK from the coding sequence ATGGCGGAGAGCTCGGAGATTTCGAACAGCCTCGTCCCCGTCGGGCGCCAGCAGGCCATGGTCCTGCTGGAGACCGGCTACCTGTGGTTGGACATGGGCCACTTCGACAAGGCCCGGGACGTCTTTGCCGGGGCCGCGGCGCTGATGCCGAAGAGCGAGGTTCCGCAGCTGGGGCTGGGCGCGGTGGAGTTCGCGCAGGGCCGCCACGACAAGGCACTGCAGGCCTACCGCTCGGCGCAGCGGCTGGCGCCCCAGGCCGCGTTGCCTCGCGCCCACGCGGGCGAGGCGCTACTGTTCATGGGGAAGGTGCCCGAGGCCCTCAAGGAGCTGAAGGCCGCCATGGACCTGGAGCCGGACGGTGATGCCGCGAAGCTGGCTCAGTCGCTCATCCAGGCGAAGGAGGCAGGAATCCTGCCTCCGGCCAAGAAGTAG
- a CDS encoding GbsR/MarR family transcriptional regulator, translating into MTELGAAEHRFIEAMGLHFERQGGTRIGGRIHALLMLAEEPLSLKRIAELLKVSAASVSTNIRACMAMGLVEPASVPGDRQHYYVISSEGWESRLHTAEDAMKAFVRVCQSALATPHLAAKPHLREAAEFCDFYLAEMAGIAERWRASRATRPGRTSKAPKGRTA; encoded by the coding sequence ATGACGGAGCTGGGCGCCGCCGAGCACCGCTTCATCGAGGCGATGGGGCTGCACTTCGAACGGCAGGGGGGCACGCGCATCGGCGGGCGCATCCACGCGCTGCTGATGCTCGCCGAGGAGCCGCTGTCGCTCAAGCGCATCGCCGAGCTGCTCAAGGTGAGCGCCGCCTCCGTGTCCACCAACATCCGCGCCTGCATGGCCATGGGGCTGGTGGAGCCGGCCAGCGTGCCGGGCGACCGGCAGCACTACTACGTCATCAGCTCCGAGGGCTGGGAGAGCCGGCTGCACACCGCGGAGGATGCGATGAAGGCCTTCGTCCGGGTGTGCCAGAGTGCCCTGGCCACGCCGCACCTCGCCGCCAAGCCGCACCTGCGCGAGGCCGCCGAGTTCTGTGATTTCTATCTGGCCGAGATGGCCGGCATCGCCGAGCGTTGGCGCGCCTCCCGCGCCACCCGCCCCGGCCGCACTTCCAAGGCTCCGAAAGGACGCACCGCATGA
- a CDS encoding ABC transporter permease, whose amino-acid sequence MGGHFRLLLQVAFRNLFTSKINLLIGGIIFLGTLLVVVGGALLDSMDSAMSRSIIGSVAGHLQVYSDESKDELALYGGMAGEPDLAALDDFSRIKPVLEKHPNVKTVVPMGTSGALISSGNTVDLTLARMRDLYKKRAEGGETPALRESIDSVKAHVRQMVSLIEEQNAKARALLSDAAQDPAEVEALARARTDAFWDAFDQDPFGSLEFLENRIAPQIPDGDLLDMRYAGTDLDAFQRTFDRMELVDGQAVPQGKRGMLLSKFFYENFLKLKTALRLDNIKQARDLNQKLIATDPQLQRWVKENQTQTREILFQLDPIKTRLATERLQKLLGSQEPKLEKLLSEFFATDDANFDARYAQFYSELAPLLELYRIRLGDSLTITAFTRTGYVQSVNVKIYGTYQFKGLEKSAMAGAINLMDLMSFRDLYGYLTADRKEEIAEMQKASAVKVVDRANAEDALFGEDSGNTLVANATPGLIDESDAFDGTLGSLRRDDLAARVYSQEEIEKGVALSAAVILKDPEQLQQTMAELKQSATDAGLKLRVVSWQQAAGIIGQFVLMAKLVLYFAVFIIFVVALVIINNAMMMATLQRVREVGTMRAIGAQRSFVLGMVLVETVLLGLVFGAGGSLIGSGIMAALGNAGIPANNEALYFFFSGPRLYPTLSLGNLVAAFVIVLVVSAISTLYPAFLATRVSPLQAMQTDE is encoded by the coding sequence ATGGGAGGGCATTTCCGGCTGCTGTTGCAGGTGGCGTTCCGCAACCTGTTCACCAGCAAGATCAACCTGCTCATCGGCGGCATCATCTTCCTGGGCACGCTGCTCGTGGTGGTGGGCGGCGCGCTGCTGGACAGCATGGACAGCGCCATGAGCCGCAGCATCATCGGCAGCGTGGCGGGGCACCTCCAGGTGTACTCGGACGAGTCCAAGGACGAGCTGGCCCTCTACGGCGGCATGGCCGGCGAGCCGGACCTGGCGGCGCTCGACGACTTCAGCCGAATCAAACCGGTGCTGGAGAAGCACCCCAACGTGAAGACGGTGGTGCCCATGGGCACCAGCGGCGCGCTCATCTCCTCGGGCAACACGGTGGACCTGACGCTCGCCCGCATGCGTGACTTGTACAAGAAGCGCGCGGAGGGCGGCGAGACGCCGGCCCTGCGCGAGAGCATCGACAGCGTCAAGGCGCACGTGCGGCAGATGGTGTCGCTCATCGAGGAGCAGAACGCCAAGGCGCGGGCGCTCCTGAGCGACGCGGCCCAGGACCCGGCCGAGGTGGAGGCGCTCGCCCGGGCGCGCACGGACGCGTTCTGGGACGCCTTCGACCAGGACCCGTTCGGCTCGCTGGAGTTCCTGGAGAACCGCATCGCCCCGCAGATTCCGGACGGAGACCTGCTCGACATGCGCTACGCGGGCACGGACCTGGACGCCTTCCAGCGCACCTTCGACCGCATGGAGCTGGTGGACGGCCAGGCCGTTCCCCAGGGCAAGCGCGGAATGCTGCTGTCCAAGTTCTTCTACGAGAACTTCCTCAAGCTGAAGACGGCGCTGCGGCTGGACAACATCAAGCAGGCGAGGGACCTCAACCAGAAGCTCATCGCCACGGACCCGCAGCTGCAGCGCTGGGTGAAGGAGAACCAGACGCAGACGCGGGAAATCCTCTTCCAGCTGGACCCCATCAAGACGCGCCTGGCCACCGAGCGGCTGCAGAAGCTGCTGGGCAGCCAGGAGCCGAAGCTGGAGAAGCTGCTGTCGGAGTTCTTCGCCACCGACGACGCCAACTTCGACGCCCGCTACGCGCAGTTCTACTCGGAGCTGGCGCCCCTGCTGGAGCTGTACCGCATCCGGCTGGGTGACAGCCTCACCATCACCGCCTTCACGCGCACCGGCTACGTGCAGAGCGTCAACGTGAAAATCTATGGCACCTACCAGTTCAAGGGCCTGGAGAAGTCGGCGATGGCCGGGGCCATCAACCTGATGGACCTGATGTCCTTCCGTGACTTGTACGGCTACCTCACCGCGGACCGGAAGGAGGAGATCGCCGAGATGCAGAAGGCGAGCGCCGTGAAGGTGGTGGACCGGGCCAATGCCGAGGACGCCCTCTTCGGCGAGGACAGCGGCAACACGCTGGTGGCCAACGCCACGCCGGGCCTCATCGACGAGAGCGACGCGTTCGACGGCACCCTGGGCTCGCTGCGCCGGGACGACCTGGCGGCGCGCGTCTACTCGCAGGAGGAAATCGAGAAGGGCGTGGCGCTCAGCGCGGCGGTGATTCTCAAGGACCCGGAGCAGCTCCAGCAGACGATGGCGGAGCTGAAGCAGTCGGCCACGGACGCGGGGCTGAAGCTGCGGGTGGTGTCCTGGCAGCAGGCGGCGGGCATCATCGGCCAGTTCGTGCTGATGGCGAAGCTGGTGCTCTACTTCGCCGTCTTCATCATCTTCGTGGTGGCGCTGGTCATCATCAACAACGCGATGATGATGGCCACGCTGCAGCGCGTGCGCGAGGTGGGCACCATGCGGGCGATTGGAGCGCAGCGCTCCTTCGTGCTGGGCATGGTGCTGGTGGAGACGGTGCTGCTGGGACTCGTCTTCGGCGCGGGCGGCTCGCTGATTGGCAGCGGCATCATGGCCGCGCTGGGCAACGCCGGCATCCCCGCCAACAACGAGGCGCTCTACTTCTTCTTCTCCGGTCCCCGGCTGTACCCCACGCTGAGCCTTGGCAACCTGGTGGCGGCCTTCGTCATCGTGCTCGTGGTGTCCGCCATCTCCACCCTCTATCCCGCGTTCCTCGCGACCCGGGTCTCGCCCCTCCAGGCGATGCAGACGGACGAGTAA
- a CDS encoding ABC transporter ATP-binding protein, producing the protein MNAAAKSPIVSITNVTKDYTLGKVVVPALRGVDLQVHPGEFISIAGPSGSGKTTLLNLIGCVDTATTGVVSVAGQDTKQLSERQLTDLRLHTIGFIFQSFNLVSVLSVFQNVEFPLLLQRKLDKAQRRERVMQLLEQVGLASHAKHRPNELSGGQRQRVAVARALVTRPQLVLADEPTANLDSVTGQHIIDLMKELNQKEGTTFIFSTHDAKVMNHANAVWRLADGKILDRLSATEAQRAMAAGSH; encoded by the coding sequence ATGAACGCCGCAGCGAAGTCCCCCATCGTCTCCATCACGAACGTGACCAAGGACTACACCCTGGGCAAGGTCGTCGTGCCCGCGCTCCGCGGCGTGGACCTCCAGGTGCACCCGGGAGAGTTCATCTCCATCGCCGGCCCGTCCGGCAGCGGCAAGACGACGCTGCTCAACCTCATCGGCTGCGTGGACACCGCCACCACCGGCGTGGTGAGCGTGGCCGGCCAGGACACCAAGCAGCTCAGCGAGCGGCAGCTCACCGACCTGCGCCTGCACACCATCGGCTTCATCTTCCAGAGCTTCAACCTGGTGTCGGTGCTCAGCGTCTTCCAGAACGTGGAGTTCCCGCTGCTGCTCCAGCGCAAGCTGGACAAGGCCCAGCGCCGCGAGCGCGTCATGCAGCTGCTGGAGCAGGTGGGGCTGGCGAGCCACGCGAAGCACCGGCCCAACGAGCTGTCCGGCGGCCAGCGCCAGCGCGTGGCGGTGGCGCGCGCGCTCGTCACCCGGCCCCAGCTGGTGCTGGCGGACGAGCCCACCGCCAACCTCGACTCGGTGACGGGCCAGCACATCATCGACCTGATGAAGGAGCTCAACCAGAAGGAGGGCACCACCTTCATCTTCTCCACCCACGACGCCAAGGTGATGAACCACGCCAACGCCGTGTGGCGCCTGGCGGACGGGAAGATTTTGGACCGCCTCAGCGCCACCGAGGCGCAGCGGGCCATGGCCGCGGGGAGTCACTGA
- a CDS encoding RNA-binding protein codes for MKKLVGVFATIALLGSGAALANDDKNKPPQQDPSSAQGGAGAAGSESLPQDSSMQHDTATQDPAMGGSGAVQQDPAMGGSGAAMGQKELTGKVVKADSKMVWVDMQGAVVPLKVDKSTQFSDPNLKRSKDLQVGQEIRASYEVKETDNIAKSISMSGTGGSGSEDMMAPDSSINQGTGLEEDKGMEAPPATDPGMGGSGDDTMNPDTGADSDTR; via the coding sequence ATGAAGAAGCTGGTTGGGGTTTTCGCGACCATCGCACTGCTCGGCTCGGGCGCCGCCCTCGCGAACGACGACAAGAACAAGCCGCCACAGCAGGACCCGTCCTCCGCGCAGGGAGGCGCCGGCGCCGCAGGTAGCGAGAGCCTGCCGCAGGACAGCAGCATGCAGCACGACACCGCCACCCAGGACCCGGCCATGGGCGGCTCGGGCGCCGTGCAGCAGGACCCGGCCATGGGAGGCTCGGGCGCCGCCATGGGCCAGAAGGAGCTGACGGGCAAGGTCGTCAAGGCCGACTCGAAGATGGTCTGGGTGGACATGCAGGGCGCGGTGGTGCCGCTGAAGGTGGACAAGAGCACCCAGTTCAGCGACCCGAACCTCAAGCGCTCCAAGGACCTGCAGGTGGGCCAGGAGATCCGCGCCAGCTACGAGGTGAAGGAGACGGACAACATCGCCAAGAGCATCTCCATGTCCGGCACCGGCGGCTCGGGCTCCGAGGACATGATGGCGCCCGACTCGTCCATCAACCAGGGCACCGGGCTCGAGGAGGACAAGGGCATGGAGGCGCCTCCGGCCACCGACCCCGGCATGGGCGGCTCCGGTGACGACACCATGAACCCCGACACGGGCGCCGACAGCGACACGCGCTGA
- a CDS encoding ATP-dependent helicase HrpB, with protein MAGPMAGVSAAQVAQQKLQDQGAQQTNKQGASKFDGVLADKAQGAGQVDATQGVNKAQAAQATQKADAVRQVETVNKTEKAALNKVNVAGQEPMTAKGAEPVAAKAETAKTSKAGDMMTQVVGDLEKGQLNLEKIISQASSGKQFSNAELLSLQASMYQYTQQLDLTSKVVEKATTGLKDVVKTQV; from the coding sequence ATGGCGGGTCCGATGGCCGGGGTCTCCGCGGCGCAGGTGGCGCAGCAGAAGCTGCAAGACCAGGGCGCCCAGCAGACGAACAAGCAGGGAGCGTCGAAGTTCGACGGAGTTCTCGCTGACAAGGCCCAGGGGGCGGGCCAGGTGGACGCCACCCAGGGCGTGAACAAGGCCCAGGCCGCGCAGGCCACCCAGAAGGCGGACGCCGTCCGCCAGGTGGAGACCGTCAACAAGACGGAGAAGGCCGCCCTCAACAAGGTGAACGTCGCGGGCCAGGAGCCCATGACGGCCAAGGGCGCCGAGCCCGTGGCCGCCAAGGCCGAGACGGCCAAGACGTCCAAGGCCGGCGACATGATGACGCAGGTGGTGGGCGACCTGGAGAAGGGTCAGCTCAACCTGGAGAAGATCATCTCCCAGGCCTCCAGCGGGAAGCAGTTCTCCAACGCCGAGCTGCTCTCCCTCCAGGCGTCCATGTACCAGTACACCCAGCAGCTCGACCTGACGTCCAAGGTGGTGGAGAAGGCGACCACCGGCCTCAAGGACGTCGTCAAGACGCAGGTCTAG